CGCCGCTGGATTGATATGCACCTCCGGGACAGCCGCCGCCAATTATTTCCCGGCGATTATAGAAGCTTATCAATCACGCCTGCCGCTATTTGTTCTCACCGCCGACCGCCCGGAGGAATTGCAGGGACGCGGCGCCAATCAAACCATAAATCAGTTTGATCTGTATGGCGAGTACGCGTGTTCAGTAACGTTTCCCGCGCCGGATGCTTCTTTTAATGCAGAAGAGACACTTAATAAATTAGACAATGCGATAAAGAAAACCTGGGATAAAAGTAATACAATCGCCGGTCCGGTTCATCTGAACCTTCGCTTTAGAGAACCATTGGCGCCGGTTGTCGAGAAATTTGACGAAGATAAATTATGTCATCAGACGGACAACTGGTATCAGGAAAAACTCCGCAATGAATCGGTTATTGAAAATGATAATCAAGTCGGTATTGATGACGCGCAGTTACTTATTGAAGGATGTCGGAACGGCCTCATCATTGCCGGGCCGGAAACGAGACATCGTAAGGCGACGTCAATAGGCAAATTATCGCAAAAACTCCGCTGGCCGATTATAACCGATATTCTCTCGCAGTTCCGGTTTACGTCTCAGGAAATCGCCGGTTACCCGGTGGGTTTATATGACCTTTACATCGATATTGACAACTTGACCGAAAAACTCAAACCGGAAGGCATCATTCAGGTCGGAGGACTGCCAACTTCAAAAAGACTCAATCAGTTTTTGAATTTAATCAAAGGCATTCCGATAATCAAGATTCAGAGCCATGACAACATTATTGATCCCGATCATATCCATACCCATACTATTCATTTACAGGAAGACGAAGCAATGAGGCAACTTGACTCATTACTTCAGCCAAACGAAGAAAAGACCTTTCTGGATAGATGGCTGCGATTGGAATATTTATGCCGTACCGGTCTCGAAGAATACGCACGCGGCGACTGCCTCAATGAAATAACGATTTACAAAGAAATCAGTGATTTAATCCCGGCCCGGGACGCTCTCTTTTTGTCCAGCAGTATGCCCGTCCGCGATGCCGATAGCTTTGTTCCGGTTACCCGAAAAGGTGTCACCGTTGGATGTAATCGAGGCGTCAGTGGAATCGATGGCGTCATTTCTTCGGCCTGCGGATTCGCCAAAGGGTGCAATCGTCCAACGACTCTGATAATAGGCGATCTGGCCTGCATGCATGATTTGACTTCACTAAAAATAATAAGCGAATCAGCCAATCCCGTCATTGTAATAATTATAAATAACAACGGCGGAGGAATCTTTCATTTTCTTCCGATTGCCGAGTATGATGAAATCTTTGAGAAGTATTTCGCGGCACCGCAGAATATATCCTTTGAATCG
This is a stretch of genomic DNA from Candidatus Zixiibacteriota bacterium. It encodes these proteins:
- the menD gene encoding 2-succinyl-5-enolpyruvyl-6-hydroxy-3-cyclohexene-1-carboxylic-acid synthase, with amino-acid sequence MKIPNINVFQAHLVIDHLVNEGVELFIISPGSRSAPLVTASSEHPNVSTKIIIDERAAAYFAVGYARSFGRAAGLICTSGTAAANYFPAIIEAYQSRLPLFVLTADRPEELQGRGANQTINQFDLYGEYACSVTFPAPDASFNAEETLNKLDNAIKKTWDKSNTIAGPVHLNLRFREPLAPVVEKFDEDKLCHQTDNWYQEKLRNESVIENDNQVGIDDAQLLIEGCRNGLIIAGPETRHRKATSIGKLSQKLRWPIITDILSQFRFTSQEIAGYPVGLYDLYIDIDNLTEKLKPEGIIQVGGLPTSKRLNQFLNLIKGIPIIKIQSHDNIIDPDHIHTHTIHLQEDEAMRQLDSLLQPNEEKTFLDRWLRLEYLCRTGLEEYARGDCLNEITIYKEISDLIPARDALFLSSSMPVRDADSFVPVTRKGVTVGCNRGVSGIDGVISSACGFAKGCNRPTTLIIGDLACMHDLTSLKIISESANPVIVIIINNNGGGIFHFLPIAEYDEIFEKYFAAPQNISFESTAGMYGLPYYNPKSITEFGSAYHELKSDNKFGMIEITIDRRDNYKKHEHIREIIRQKITNSELSA